The Terriglobus tenax genome contains a region encoding:
- the rlmB gene encoding 23S rRNA (guanosine(2251)-2'-O)-methyltransferase RlmB, producing MEVLYGIHPVEEAVRSGSRPLDHVRFARDRKDARLEAVLEQCRKAGVRCSPATKDELTRIAKTDMHQGIVAQVKERKLLAVEDLLAAPPRNGEHYFFLALDGVEDPHNLGALLRTADGAGVDGVLLPERRSAPLTAVVAKSSAGASEHVRIARVTNLTRALEQLKEANVWVVGLDERGTPDYSDYDFRTHTALVLGREGAGLHDLVKKTCDHLLRIPMAGSVSSLNVSVAGAVVMYEAVRQRGAAPVVAAKPSKPRKGLGS from the coding sequence ATGGAAGTTCTGTACGGTATCCATCCGGTGGAAGAGGCGGTTCGTTCGGGCAGCCGTCCTTTGGACCATGTTCGGTTTGCCCGCGATCGTAAGGATGCGCGGCTGGAGGCGGTGCTGGAGCAGTGCCGCAAGGCCGGGGTACGCTGTTCACCCGCGACCAAGGATGAGCTGACCCGGATAGCCAAAACCGACATGCACCAGGGCATTGTGGCCCAGGTGAAGGAGCGCAAGTTGCTGGCGGTGGAAGACCTGCTGGCCGCGCCTCCGCGCAATGGCGAGCACTACTTCTTTTTGGCCTTGGATGGCGTTGAGGATCCGCATAACCTGGGCGCGCTGCTGCGGACGGCAGACGGCGCGGGTGTGGATGGTGTCCTGCTGCCGGAGCGGAGATCGGCCCCGCTGACGGCGGTGGTGGCGAAGAGTTCCGCCGGGGCGAGCGAGCATGTGCGGATTGCCCGGGTGACGAACCTGACGCGGGCGCTGGAGCAGTTGAAGGAAGCCAATGTGTGGGTGGTGGGCCTGGATGAGCGCGGCACGCCGGACTACAGCGATTACGACTTCAGGACGCACACGGCGCTGGTGCTGGGGCGCGAGGGCGCGGGTCTGCATGACCTGGTGAAGAAGACCTGCGACCATCTGCTGCGGATTCCGATGGCGGGTTCGGTGAGCTCGTTGAATGTGTCGGTAGCGGGCGCGGTGGTGATGTATGAGGCTGTGCGGCAGAGGGGCGCGGCTCCCGTCGTGGCGGCGAAGCCGTCCAAACCGCGTAAGGGTTTAGGTTCCTAG
- a CDS encoding RNA polymerase sigma factor, producing the protein MPRFSLVRTDAAIADQAQENAAVARGLKRQDPDLLDSLIEQYQHRLMRYLTFLTGRREMAEDLFQETWMRVLVRGSQYNGKARFETWLFTIARNLVIDNARRKTMASLDEMSEGGDDERPFEIAMDAPSPFEQLRERENAAEVAAVMLTLEPSYREVLTLRFHEDMSLEEIAAVTRAPLSTVKSRLYRGLAALRPQVEALRRLPAEGLR; encoded by the coding sequence ATGCCACGCTTCTCCCTAGTCCGAACCGATGCCGCCATTGCGGATCAGGCACAGGAGAACGCCGCCGTTGCGCGCGGGTTGAAGCGGCAGGATCCGGATCTTCTCGACTCCCTGATTGAGCAGTACCAGCACCGCCTGATGCGCTACCTCACCTTCCTGACCGGTCGCCGTGAGATGGCAGAGGACCTCTTCCAGGAGACCTGGATGCGTGTTCTCGTCCGCGGATCGCAGTACAACGGCAAGGCCCGCTTTGAAACCTGGCTGTTCACCATCGCCCGCAACCTCGTCATCGACAACGCCCGCCGCAAGACCATGGCCAGCCTGGACGAGATGAGCGAAGGCGGCGACGACGAGCGCCCCTTTGAAATCGCGATGGATGCACCTTCGCCCTTTGAGCAGCTCCGCGAGCGCGAAAACGCCGCCGAGGTTGCCGCCGTCATGCTGACGCTGGAGCCGAGCTACCGCGAAGTCCTGACTCTCCGCTTCCATGAAGATATGTCGCTGGAGGAGATCGCAGCCGTTACCCGCGCTCCCCTGTCGACCGTGAAGTCCCGCCTTTATCGTGGCCTTGCCGCCCTCCGGCCGCAGGTCGAAGCCCTTCGCAGGCTCCCAGCAGAAGGATTACGGTGA
- a CDS encoding zinc ribbon domain-containing protein — protein sequence MADVFERKDQSTAEYDLSLVPTWSIALAAVLFVGLQYLFHFKMPHRHGELLPMRIAMGFFWGSALSSYALLAGYVSRDVKRRNMSAALWILMVLLMPAGIGAIVYFLVRQPIVSRCPHCSSELQSGDNFCPQCRFQTAPVCGQCYRGVAITDVYCSNCGHDLATDGAPSRLRAYHDE from the coding sequence ATGGCTGACGTTTTCGAGCGCAAAGACCAAAGCACCGCGGAATACGACCTGAGCCTGGTTCCCACCTGGTCCATCGCTCTGGCTGCGGTTCTCTTCGTGGGCCTGCAGTATCTGTTCCATTTCAAAATGCCCCATCGCCACGGCGAACTGCTGCCGATGCGCATTGCCATGGGCTTCTTCTGGGGCTCGGCTCTCTCCAGCTACGCTCTTCTGGCCGGCTACGTCAGCCGCGACGTCAAGCGCCGCAACATGTCGGCCGCACTCTGGATCCTGATGGTCCTCCTCATGCCCGCCGGCATCGGAGCCATCGTCTACTTCCTGGTACGCCAGCCCATCGTCTCCCGCTGCCCGCATTGCAGCAGCGAGCTGCAGTCGGGCGACAACTTCTGCCCGCAGTGCCGCTTCCAGACCGCTCCCGTCTGCGGACAGTGCTACCGCGGCGTGGCCATCACCGATGTCTACTGCTCCAATTGCGGTCACGATCTTGCCACCGACGGCGCTCCCAGCCGACTGCGCGCCTATCACGACGAGTAA
- a CDS encoding LytR/AlgR family response regulator transcription factor, which yields MAMTALIIDDEPLARQELEYLLEKSGDIEVLAQGSNGIEAVELIREHHPDVVFLDVQMPGLDGFAVLKKLIGKVDRMPQVVFATAYDQYAVRAFEVNAIDYLLKPFDQARVERTVEKARHRVAAVAAAEAAPQASSDPNSAKLDALMKLLEEQTQQAAPPARASSKVVVRAQNRLLLVDQKHICFAAIDEGQISIVTQNVEGVSNCRTLEELTDQLNPEIFWRAHRSFVVNIHHIREVVPWFKSSYQLRMDDRQQTEIPVSRAQTKRLKELFNL from the coding sequence ATGGCAATGACCGCTCTCATCATCGACGACGAGCCACTCGCCCGTCAGGAGCTTGAGTACCTGCTGGAGAAGTCCGGCGACATTGAGGTGCTTGCGCAGGGCTCCAACGGCATTGAAGCCGTTGAGCTCATCCGCGAACACCATCCCGATGTCGTCTTCCTCGACGTGCAGATGCCCGGCCTCGACGGCTTTGCCGTGCTGAAAAAGCTGATCGGCAAGGTCGACCGCATGCCCCAGGTCGTCTTCGCCACCGCGTACGACCAGTACGCCGTGCGCGCCTTCGAGGTCAACGCCATCGACTACCTGCTCAAACCCTTTGACCAGGCCCGTGTCGAGAGGACCGTCGAAAAGGCCCGCCATCGCGTTGCCGCTGTAGCCGCCGCCGAAGCAGCCCCTCAGGCCTCCAGCGACCCCAACAGCGCCAAGCTCGACGCCCTGATGAAGCTGCTCGAAGAGCAGACCCAGCAGGCCGCACCTCCCGCACGCGCCAGCAGCAAGGTCGTCGTCCGCGCTCAGAACCGCCTTCTGCTCGTCGACCAGAAGCACATCTGCTTTGCCGCCATCGACGAAGGACAGATCTCCATCGTCACGCAGAATGTCGAAGGCGTCTCCAACTGCCGCACCCTCGAGGAGTTGACGGACCAGCTCAATCCGGAGATCTTCTGGCGCGCCCACCGCAGCTTCGTCGTCAACATCCATCACATCCGCGAAGTCGTGCCATGGTTCAAGTCCAGCTACCAGCTCCGCATGGACGACCGACAGCAGACAGAAATCCCTGTCAGCCGCGCCCAGACCAAGCGTCTGAAAGAGCTCTTCAACCTGTGA
- a CDS encoding ferredoxin--NADP reductase, giving the protein MPEQAGMMTATLAEKRLLSEASQTWELVFTCEAPLSYQPGQFYSFVTEREGKQEVRAYSLTAAPAGERMVLCLNRAGWFSNLLCDLPIGGTAQMHGPYGAFVLRDGPGIVVADGVGIAPVASMADALLRGQGYVGPLTLLHTATADGELFYRERFEQAERAVEGFRYLPLAASAVEAELERLIAEAGEPKPTAYIVGLNAFAAPLRQWFKDRGWDRKQIVFERYD; this is encoded by the coding sequence ATGCCGGAGCAAGCAGGCATGATGACGGCGACGCTTGCCGAAAAGCGGTTGCTGAGCGAGGCCTCGCAGACATGGGAGCTTGTGTTTACGTGCGAGGCTCCGTTGTCGTACCAGCCGGGACAGTTCTACTCGTTTGTCACAGAGCGGGAGGGCAAGCAGGAGGTTCGTGCGTATTCGCTGACCGCCGCGCCTGCGGGAGAGCGCATGGTGCTGTGCCTGAATCGCGCGGGTTGGTTTTCGAACCTGCTGTGCGACCTTCCGATCGGCGGCACGGCGCAGATGCATGGGCCGTATGGCGCGTTTGTGTTGCGCGATGGGCCGGGCATTGTTGTGGCGGATGGCGTGGGGATTGCGCCGGTGGCGTCGATGGCCGACGCTCTGCTGCGCGGGCAGGGATATGTTGGTCCGCTGACGCTGTTGCACACGGCCACGGCGGATGGGGAGCTGTTCTACCGCGAGCGGTTTGAGCAGGCAGAGCGCGCGGTTGAGGGCTTCCGGTATCTGCCGCTGGCTGCGAGTGCGGTGGAGGCGGAGCTGGAGAGGCTGATTGCGGAAGCGGGCGAGCCGAAGCCGACGGCGTACATTGTGGGGCTGAATGCGTTTGCCGCGCCGTTGCGCCAGTGGTTCAAAGACCGAGGCTGGGACCGTAAGCAGATTGTGTTTGAGCGATACGACTGA
- a CDS encoding DUF971 domain-containing protein, with protein sequence MSHEGIRFISKEEALAAAAQDDRLPREAVTPAKVRVHMTTGEGVEIEWKDGHQSKWSFPWLRDACPCATCHEERQHTGRKLGEAKAKPAEMFAMYQAPAKPMSVEKVGNYALKFKWNDGHEAGIYSWDHLRRVCNCEACRSKQA encoded by the coding sequence ATGAGTCACGAAGGCATTCGCTTTATCAGCAAGGAAGAGGCACTGGCCGCGGCGGCGCAGGATGACCGTCTGCCGCGCGAGGCGGTAACACCGGCCAAGGTGCGCGTCCACATGACGACCGGTGAGGGCGTTGAGATTGAGTGGAAGGATGGCCATCAGAGCAAGTGGAGCTTCCCGTGGCTGCGCGATGCGTGTCCGTGCGCGACCTGCCATGAGGAGCGTCAGCACACCGGCCGCAAGCTGGGGGAAGCAAAGGCCAAGCCGGCGGAGATGTTTGCCATGTACCAGGCTCCGGCCAAGCCGATGTCGGTGGAGAAGGTGGGCAACTACGCTCTGAAATTCAAGTGGAATGACGGACACGAGGCAGGGATTTATTCGTGGGATCACCTGCGCCGTGTGTGCAACTGCGAGGCATGCCGGAGCAAGCAGGCATGA